From the genome of Papaver somniferum cultivar HN1 chromosome 2, ASM357369v1, whole genome shotgun sequence, one region includes:
- the LOC113352568 gene encoding uncharacterized protein LOC113352568, whose translation MYGEPNSSLRQAFWEQQCQKINVPLDEPIFFIGDFNALLGTEDKNEGLKVDDPDFENLRNFCSVFNLHDPGFSGPRFTWSNMQQGSDLILERLHRCLINQTAEDLFPKLCVNNLPRDSSDHFPMHIGFNYEDISMPRPFHFMAMWIEDPTCRDIIPNAWSVNVVGSPAYKLKAKLLSTKKGLRDWNKSSFDLKPFMNNIISQNQSAFIPKRSISNNILLANEAIYVVNHNDKVEGIAAIKLDMSKAYDKIEWDFLEKVLTKMGLSNHWVNLINQCISTVSYSVLLNGSPTSSKKGTLEGIRVCKEAPEMIHPMFADDSLLFSKATEKNFHVIKDYLQKYCLASGKEINFEKSGILFSRKIPEHRKAILANILDIQSRDLGEKYLRTPTVFQDSKIQTHMGILQAIDARISIWLHKLLSQAARTTLIKHIVQVIPPFQMRAFLIPKHLCKQMDSHLCKFWWGENLDPNDRKLHLLGWDILCSPKAEGGSGFRKAELNNLAMLARNSWRILENPNCLLSSVLKGKYLLKTDFLNAKCSAKCSWTWKCLHAIKELIKPFISCIVGDGQFIDPWCDKWIPSQGSATPNPLVPPDPSIKVAYFIDSQSRSWDVSRLNTHFDNASVQKIISIPLNQLCTPDMRAWDLSKNGKFSSKSTYLGLRSLRPSPCKNIWKCVWKVKVPYIIQNKPFLDCLLFWLTDHQSKLNNFIFQGIRENFTAVLARARAMLLTRNSRNPSLTTPSTIHVSISDKWMPHYFGWIKCNIDGAFDDISGDNGAGYVMRDFSRKATFCASLVFDVHSAEEAEARAIWAFLKKVVEQHLSHIIVESDAKALIDQFSAGNFDGDSKTDAIFKDILFFSSKLSACIFSFQPRSCNSVAHELAQWKKQNNSSMYWSKSHV comes from the exons ATGTATGGTGAACCTAACAGTAGTCTAAGACAAGCCTTTTGGGAACAACAATGTCAAAAGATAAATGTCCCTTTAGATGAGCCTATTTTCTTTATAGGAGACTTTAATGCCCTCTTAGGTACTGAAGATAAAAATGAAGGCTTAAAAGTAGATGACCCTGATTTTGAAAATCTCAgaaatttttgttctgtctttaatCTCCATGACCCTGGTTTTTCTGGACCAAGATTCacttggtctaatatgcaacaAGGTTCTGATTTGATTCTTGAAAGATTACATAGATGTCTTATTAATCAAACTGCTGAAGATCTTTTTCCTAAACTGTGTGTCAATAACCTTCCTAGGGATTCTTCTGACCATTTCCCCATGCATATAGGGTTTAACTATGAGGATATTAGTATGCCTAGACCTTTTCATTTTATGGCCATGTGGATAGAGGATCCTACTTGTAGAGATATTATACCTAATGCTTGGTCTGTTAATGTGGTAGGTTCCCCTGCCTACAAACTTAAAGCCAAGCTCTTAAGCACAAAGAAAGGCCTAAGAGATTGGAATAagtcttcttttg ACCTGAAACCTTTTATGAACAATATTATTTCCCAAAACCAAAGTGCTTTTATCCCTAAGAGGAGTATCTCTAATAACATTTTGCTTGCTAATGAGGCCATATATGTTGTCAATCATAATGATAAAGTTGAGGGCATTGCAGCCATCAAACTTGACATGTCTAAGGCCTATGATAAGATTGAGTGGGATTTTCTTGAGAAAGTCTTAACTAAAATGGGTTTGTCTAATCATTGGGTTAATCTGATAAACCAGTGTATCTCCACTGTGTCTTATTCTGTCCTGCTTAATGGTAGCCCTACAT CCTCCAAAAAGGGTACTTTAGAAGGCATAAGAGTCTGTAAAGAGGCTCCTGAAATGATCCATCCcatgtttgctgatgattctctTTTGTTTTCAAAAGCTACTGAAAAAAACTTTCATGTCATAAAAGACTATCTTCAAAAATACTGCCTTGCTTCTGGGaaagaaatcaattttgaaaaatctggtatTTTGTTTAGTAGGAAAATTCCTGAACATAGGAAAGCCATTTTGGCTAATATTTTAGATATCCAAAGCAgggatttaggagaaaaatatcttaGAACACCTACTGTTTTCCAAGATTCAAAAATCCAGACacatatgggtattctccaagccaTTGATGCCAGGATCTCTATCTGGCTTCACAAGCTCTTATCCCAAGCTGCTAGGACTACTCTGATCAAGCACATTGTTCAAGTTATCCCTCCTTTTCAAATGAGAGCCTTTCTTATCCCTAAACACCTTTGTAAACAGATGGACTCTCACCTCTGTAAATTCTGGTGGGGTGAAAATTTAGATCCCAATGATAGAAAGTTGCACCTTCTAGGCTGGGACATTTTATGTTCCCCTAAAGCTGAAGGAGGTTCGGGGTTCAGGAAGGCTGAGTTAAACAACCTAGCAATGCTTGCTAGGAATTCCTGGAGAATCCTGGAAAATCCTAATTGTCTTCTGTCCTCTGTTCTTAAGGGAAAATATCTTCTTAAAACTGATTTTTTGAATGCTAAGTGTAGTGCTAAAtgttcttggacttggaagtgcCTGCATGCTATTAAGGAGCTTATAAAACCTTTTATTTCTTGTATTGTtggggatggtcaatttattgacccatggtgtgataaatggattccCTCTCAGGGTTCTGCCACACCCAACCCTCTTGTTCCTCCTGATCCTAGTATTAAAGTTGCTTATTTCATTGATTCCCAATCCAGAAGTTGGGATGTGTCTAGACTAAACACCCATTTTGATAATGCTTCTGTTCAGAAGATTATCTCCATTCCCTTAAACCAGCTTTGCACTCCTGATATgagggcttgggatctttcaaagaatggaaAATTTTCTTCTAAATCTACCTACTTGGGGCTCAGAAGCCTTAGGCCTTCCCCTTGTAAAAATATTTGGAAGTGCGTTTGGAAAGTTAAAGTGCCTTACATAATTCAG AATAAACCTTTTTtagattgtcttcttttctggttAACTGACCATCAGTCTAAATT AAACAACTTCATTTTCCAAGGAATTAGAGAAAACTTCACTGCTGTCTTAGCTAGAGCTAGAGCTATGCTCCTTACTAGGAATTCTAGAAATCCTAGTTTGACCACTCCCTCCACCATACATGTCAGTATTAGTGATAAATGGATGCCTCATTATTTTGGTTGGATTAAATGCAATATTGATGGTGCCTTTGATGATATCTCTGGAGATAATGGTGCAGGGTATGTGATGCGTGATTTCTCAAGAAAAGCAACCTTTTGTGCCTCCTTAGTCTTTGATGTTCactctgctgaagaagctgaagcaaggGCCATCTGGGCATTTCTGAAGAAAGTTGTGGAACAACATCTCTCTCATATCATTGTAGAAAGTGATGCGAAAGCACTCATCGATCAATTTTCAGCTGGGAATTTCGATGGAGACTCTAAGACGGATGCTATCTTTAAAGacattctctttttttcttctaaattatCTGCTTGTATCTTTAGTTTTCAGCCTAGAAGTTGTAATTCTGTTGCTCATGAGCTTGCTCAatggaaaaaacaaaacaattcttcCATGTACTGGTCTAAATCCCATGTTTGA